The Hoplias malabaricus isolate fHopMal1 chromosome 9, fHopMal1.hap1, whole genome shotgun sequence genome contains a region encoding:
- the LOC136707123 gene encoding zinc finger protein 239-like, producing MASKTNSASQQMAETKKEEDNNDVNKRKIHHCSECGKGFNQKSYIQLHQRIHTRENLYHCTDCGKSFNFETNLKSHQLIHTGEKPFQCLECGKSFRERGTLRIHQRIHTEEKPYSCLVCGRCFTQQSSLQRHRRIHTGEKPYYCTECGKSFRQRNILQLHKRIHTGEKPCYCSHCGNGFRDRSTLKNHERIHTGEKPYQCSECRKNFTSRSTLKIHQRIHTGLKPFDCAECGRSFIRHSDLLLHQRIHTGEKPYYCSECGRSFRHSSTMRMHKCSKTEAERNDVCLSEASS from the coding sequence ATGGCATCCAAAACGAACTCCGCTTCTCAACAAATGGctgaaacaaaaaaagaagaggACAATAATGATGTTAACAAGAGGAAAATTcaccactgttcagagtgtgggaagggtTTTAATCAAAAGAGTTACATTCAACTTCACCAGCGAATTCACACCAGAGAGAACCTCTATCACTGCACAGACTGTGGCAAGAGCTTTAACTTCGAGACTAACCTCAAATCGCATCAGctgattcacactggagagaagccCTTTCAGTGCCtcgagtgtgggaagagttttagaGAAAGAGGGACTCTGAGGATTCACCAGCGTATTCATACCGAAGAAAAACCGTATTCCTGCCTGGTGTGTGGGAGGTGTTTTACCCAGCAGAGCAGTCTACAGCGGCACCGACGAATTCAtaccggagagaaaccgtattacTGCACCGAGTGCGGGAAAAGCTTTAGACAGCGGAACATTCTTCAGCTTCACAAGcgaattcacactggagagaaaccatgTTACTGTTCACATTGTGGAAACGGCTTCAGAGACAGGAGCACTCTCAAAAACCATGAGCGAATTCATACCGGAGAGAagccgtatcagtgctcagagtgtagGAAGAATTTTACGAGCCGGAGTACTCTCAAAATACACCAGAGGATTCACACCGGACTGAAGCCATTTGACTGCGCtgagtgtgggaggagtttcaTACGACACAGTGATCTTCTGCTACACCAGAGAATTCATACTGGAGAGAAGCCTTATTATTGTTCTGAGTGTGGGCGGAGCTTCAGACATTCCAGCACTATGAGGATGCACAAATGCAGCAAGACAGAGGCTGAAAGGAatgatgtgtgtttgtcagAAGCTAGTTCTTAG